The nucleotide window cgaaggagattcacggcgtgtacttagatgaggaggtggcagaactaaaggattggatcaaatccttcaagaggcaatgggatgaatatggggtgacattgatgtgtgacagttggacaggaccaacaagaatgagtatcatcaactttcttgtttattgcaatagaagagtggtgtttcataagtccgttaatgtttctgaaaagatccaagatgcaaactacattgagagcttgatggacactatggtagaggagattggaccacagtatgttgtccaaataataaccgacaatggagcgaatttcaaaaaagccggtttgcaattgatggaaaaaagaaaaactttgttttggactccatgtgcagctcattgcatagatctaatgctaaaggatattggtgagttggatgcggtcaagaaatgtgtagctcgagcacaatcaattacaaagtttatatataatcatcattgggtccacgcattaatgcaaaagtatgtaaatggtgagatacttcgacctggaattactcggtttgctacaaattttattgcattaaaatcattacagcaaaaaagacatggcttgaaggcaatggctagctcacaagagtggtctgaatccagatattcgaaattgagtgatggaaagaagatagaaaaggccattctttcatctagattttgggagactatagcagaaatcataaaaggtgtggaaccactttatattgtcctccgtaaggtcgatatggacaagcgtccacaaatgccgtatcttaaatatatgctgatttcagcaagagaggaggtcaggaaagcattcaaagatgattttaaggccgaccaatacgtacgaatcattgatcgtcggaccgaagttcatatggatcaagatatccataatgcaggtaaattcatattcaaaaatacttaatttattattatttagataataaattatcatactaacaaaattatgttttgcagcgtattatctaaacccggcaattcaatatcgatatgctctcggaacgcaaaataatttcctaacgacactacgaaatgttatatatcgacttttgccaaacactaccgaggcagccgatgctcttatggagggtcgattatttcgagaaacagttggttcattctccgacgttgtagctatatcatgccgttacactatggatcctggtgaggaaaagttatgcatattgattatcaattatatttaatgttaattatttgttatgctaataaaatcttatttatatctttttgcagtcgagtggtggttacaatttggaggcgatgcaccacatttaaggaaggttgccgttcgtgtactttcacagacaacaacatctagtggttgcgaacgtaattggtcaacgtttgcgttgattcatacgaaagtccgcaacagactctcctacagacggttagagaaactagtatatgtccattataatatgcggctaaaattgcgatgtgctgagttggataaggagccagaggaaccagatattgatcccattgacctccaattctacaacgaagattcagagccaatgttagattgggttgaagcagcagagaaccaagaggatcctctacttgatgaggcgggagatcctcagcgtccttcacgttttatcaccgaggcaatagaagaagaagaagcacaaccccaacaggtagaaaatccccctcgattacaacatggtatgagtcaaactgctcgaggaactaccgatacccaacggtcacactcgtccgcccaacgtgcaaaggcaaaggggaaggcaatagcatcagttgcatcgttggaaagaatcgagtcgggcgacgagacaccttcacaatcacattctctttctcgttcggtccagagacatgacagcaacacggacagcagtgcctcaacagatgatggcggtgataccgggcagtcgttggtctcgtctgcacaacttgagggtggtgaatggactgaggagcaatattttacacatgccactcaagattcagatcatggaactcgacaaggtactggtcaagtttatgcgcggaagggaaaggagaaggggaaggggaaggcagtggatgaatatgaacaaatgcgacaaagcatacatgatatagacacagaaagagactcatcgtattcacagccatcgtattatgaagaatcatatgggcaacaacagtatggtgatagttggtcatccttctctgagcaacagcatgatacagaacaacaccaatatatgcctcaagagctgcctcagacaaatatgatttatgacgatcaatctacgatcagtaccacattgatgcatcaatggcatacggtgtatcaatacactatgtcatgggatcaatttcatgattgggtccaacaaacgtatcatattgatatgtatcggatcgaggaccccgatccaccacccgtggaggctcgtcgttcgttttggtggtagaattaacaatcaggtatatctagatatatgattatttaattcatttgaattttagagtttatattgtaacaaaatagtctaacaattcaactgatttttctatagatatttcaatctataacgagctgaaatacgaacctcgaacaagactacctcaaagcccgaaaaagatatgtgatgctatttttatctaatttacattgattttgctaaacttatactattactatatttatttataacttgaaaactctatcctaacttttttttttaattttcaggtattttcggagggctaAATCGGTAAAAtcaagtgtaccgagcggtacacctcggtataccgctcggtacgccgtaccgtaccgtaccgagccggcgtcgaaacgccggtacggtacggttcggCGAACCTTGCTCATAAGTAATCTAACTATTTCCCAATCTTTAGGACTATCTCATTTACTAGTTGAGTTGCTGAAAGAAAAACTTTTATTTCACTTGAGGGGAGCAATAGACATATATATAAGTCAATAAAAAAAGATAACCACATAGTGCTTTTAGAGTATAATAGCATGGAGTCTTATGATCTTATCCATGCAATATATGTCAAAGAAAAAAAGCCTGATACATGCATTATTTTATTACTATAATGAACCGATACTCCCTTCACTCTACCGGTGATCACATTTAAAGAATAATTAGTTGAATCTAGTACAACATATATACTACATGGTGCCATTTAACTACATATAATTTAAGTACACTGAATTTTCatgattttctttttgttgataatgTTCCCTCCTCGAGACTCAAACATGCTCCAAATTATGACAACCTATGCTCAAAGGATAATGATTTTATGTTTCAGTTCATCCTGATGAAGTTTTCTGGCACTGCTAGTGAGAGGTGCAGGATGATATTAAAGAGTCGAAGGTGTTCAAGCCCATTTTCCTTGAACAATATGGAGTGTTTCAACTGGTACAAATAATGTATCGGCCATCAGTGTATTTTTGGTTTAATATGTGGAGTTAGCTAAACATTATATTTAAACAAATGCTTGAAAGAgttagagaaaataaaaaagatgaatgAACGAAAATTGAACTTTAAGGTCTGCAAAATAACATGGTAGCTTTTCATCACTGTGAGTACAAATGAGCCAAGTATTTAACAAATATTGTTCCTAGATCTTCACATTAAAACGATATAGTTCCATACACCATGTATGATACACAACAATGAAAGTTATTCATGCATCAGTATATGCCATTTATTTTGTTATCCATAACGCTTCTCTAATTATTAACCAACTAAATGAGCATGGCTGGAGAGGGACGCAACAATCAGCATTGCTCTCTGACAATGTCTAAATTTCCTTCATCGGATACCtaatttttgttttcattttgtttgttttgataGATAAGTAAACCTTTGCCCCCTCCAACGCGCAAGCGCACGcaacacacagacacacacaatGTGTGAATTACGAGTCCTATTTATTTTTTTGCATTTCTAATTTGTGGGTACTGTCAGCCGCATGGCTTAGTATGCCAGCACATACTGTTCCGCACATACTGTTCCAGCAACAAACAAGCATCCTCGTTCAAGAAAAACTTAACTATGGGAAACTATAAATTTTCTAATACTAAGATCTAACACACCCATCAACACTTAAAGACTTTTACTTCTACTACCAGTTAGCAACAGTCTTTCATTTATCCAACAATGATTGTCATGATTTCAGAAATGATGTTTCCACATACGCAAGGTTATTCAAAAAAATGATATTTCCATATGACAAGCAACCTAGAAAGATAAATCCCAGTAGAAACAAAGGATTTATGTTTATCAACTGGAGCCCACATATGTAAAACAATAAAGTCAATGATAAGACTTATTAAAGAACCCCATAGAAACAAAGGATTTATATTTATCAACTAATAGCAACAAATATAAACAGAAGTATAAATAATAAGATTTCTTAAGAACAATAACTTCATTCTAAGCAACAACTAAGCTTCAGACCTTGCATGTCAATAAGCACAGGTTTTTCAATCATCGGAGATAGGCTAGCTGATTGGTTATTCTCTGGCAATAGATGCATCGGTCGCCCCACACCCTGTATATGCTGTGCATTAAACTGAACAGAACCAAATCTTAATGCATCTTGCTTCCTACCATGAACTGGCAGCAAAATCTGAAACTCCTGAACCATAAAAAGTAGAATCTAAAATATTTGACAAGAACAGAACGGTACTTAACATGTACACAAAAAGTATTAGGATGCAACTCCACAATAGAGCAGCTACCCTAGTATTCAAATTTCAACAGAAAGTGGAGATGATGTAGATAATCCATATATTTAACAACTAGAACTAAACTTTGACATCCAAAAATAACAATTTGTGGCAAACTTGGTATACTGCTAGgccaaagaacaaaaagggaTGGCACGCCAGATTAGCCAAAGTAATAGTTAACTTTCAAGCTAGTGATaattagatataaaaaaattatactggTATAAGTgaagtttataatttttttgcatttttCGCAAGTTATTGGGCAAAAACATTGTTCTTTGATTCAGGAAAAATCCATAATAAAATCTCTATCTTGTTTCAtgtttctaataaaaaaaatatgaatgcatgcatatTAGCCCACACATCCACAAATCTGCACACAAGCAAACCTATGGACCCACATTCAGGAATTTGCACATAAACTGGGACAACAAAGATATGCATTCAAATGAAACACGTGTGTGTGGTGACACATGCACACTCATACTTGTGTTCCAGTATATTCATAGAAGATCAACAGGCATACACCAGCAGAGGTTGTATATATGACACGCATGCCTGCAGATGAACTAGTATACGCTCAGACAAATGTGAGATATATATTCACAAAATCATAAATTATGTAGGAAATTAATTGATGTCAGACAATGCAATACAGATTATATCGAACATATAAAAACAAAGTGTTTTACCATAAAAAGCTACTACAGAGCAAGATGGGTAACTTCATTCAGAGAGGTAGTGTTGCATGAGCATAATTGCAAAGACAGGAAATGCAGCAAGATCCGATCAACAGATATGAGACAGCTAGATGGCAATGTAGGAGAAGTATTCAGTCCAAAATAGTAGATGGATATAAACCAATTAAAAGTCCGTGAAACAACAAGACATGCTCACTCTATTTTGGTTGTGTTGTTTTCTCGTCTTCTAATTGTTTTTCAGAGATATCTAAAAAAATTGACCTTAAGTCAGAAATTGAAAATTAAGTTAAACAATTGTCAACTATTCTCTTGAGAAGTTCAATTATACTTTATGGCAATATCCCTTGTCAATTTTGGGGCATATGCATACTTTTAGACAATCCACTTCTTTCTAATAGACTCGTTACGTTTTAAGAATCCAACAAATGTCTGAATGTAAACTTGGCTCACAcatgatgatgttaaagtcaagatTGAAGCTACTCAGAATGTCCTGTGCCCATGACAGAATTGCAGTGGTGCACATACTTACAACAAAAGCTTACCATTAAAATAAAATCCTTCTATGATCTAAAAACAAGGTTATCTGAAATCCTTGTAGTTAGAAAAACAAAAAACTATGATGTTTGATCACAACATTCAACAATATGCCACAaagcaaataaaataaaataaaattcaagaGGTCCCCATGAAGATCTGTTGAAAACATTAGTTTGCCCTAGTGAATTATAGAAACTAGCTAGATTATTATAGAAAAGAGATACTACTgctacaataaaataaaataagcgaCACCAAACCCTTCTTTCTTTTCAATGGAACAATTACCACCGGTAGTTCTCATGCGGAACGCATATTAGCTTAGCACAATCCATTACAGCATAAAGGCCCATAGGCCTAAAGGAATTGAAGGGAAACAAAAATAAGCTTTGCGTGAAAGAAAAGAAACCACAATGTAAGGCATCTTCCTATATTCCCTTGTCAATCGGTAAAAAAGATGAGTCGCAAATAATATGGTTGGAAATGGACTTTCTTCGAATGTTTTTAAACCAGAAAAATCTTCCTATACCATATCGAACACATCAAACGGATTGGCAAAATCACCACAGAATTGTAAACGGGAGCATAGGATTTCGATTGTTCTCTCTACCTTGGGGGCCTTATACGGACCCAGATGCTCCGGGTGGATTATGGCTCGCGGGAAGGCAGCAGAAGCAACAAGGGAGAGTTCCACCATCCTTCGGCTCCGGGAAGAAGAACGCAGCACCAATGACGACGGGATTTGCGGGAGATGAGGTAAAGGCGTCGGAGCAATTTGAGGCCAGAGGGGATCAACGCGGATCCCCGGCCTCACAAAAACCCCAGATCAAAACTAGAGGGGGAGGAAGAGGGTAAGGCGAGGGCTTGGATTGGAGCCGCAAGAACCGGTGGCGTCGAGGAAGGCGAGTCCACGGCCGTGTGCGGTCTCCTCTTTCGGACTCCACTTGGATTCTCACAGAGCCAATAGTTCCGTCGCGTGGTGTGACGGCGTTGGTCGTGAGGTGTGACGTGACCCAGCCCGAGGTGGCTTTAGGCACGacggctgacgtcagatgacacGAACGTCGCATCTCATTGCATCTCAGTCAGTAAacgtttatttattttttattatgagtaaattatttcaaaatttttatttaccgatcaaaataaaatttaaaggttttttaaaattaatattttaaattttattcaaTAAAACTTATTATTGGTGTTTAATAGCTAATAAAttatcaaaacaaatatttatgtaATAATTTTGTTTGACAGTCAAATCTTTTACCAAATAAGTTGTCCAACAACATAAttactttaaatgataaatggatgatgccatatatatatatatatatatatatatatatatatatatatatatatatattataatatccaaATAAACTCAATCCAGAAGGTGATGATGGATTATATTTAATCGTAAATAACGTTGATCAAATTCTTATTATTGTAAGAAGCTGCGCAATAAAAAACGTAGGAAACTTGCTGGCTATGGGGTTCGAACCCATGCGCACTTATGTGCAGAAGATCTTAAGTCTTCCCCCTTAACCACTCGGGCAAACCAGCGACTGTGATTTAGTTTTCCAAACTTTTTATTAGATTTAAACAAATTATTCTCCCGGCCATACTATAAATTTTCCTTTGGATGCCCTAAATCGATTCCGCTCGTCTCTTCTCGTCGCCGATCGCTAGGGTTGCCTCCctgcctcttcttcttttctcagagTGGAGTGGTCTTGAGGCGATGGCGGAGCACCTGGCTTCGATCTTTGGGACGGAGAAGGACCGGGTGAATTGCCCCTTCTACTTCAAGATCGGAGCGTGTAGGCACGGCGACCGGTGCTCGCGACTACACACGAAGCCCAGCATCAGCCCCACCCTCCTCCTCTCGAACATGTACCAGCGCCTTGACAACGCTATCACCCCCGGACTTGACTCTCAGGGCCAGCCTATGGACCCCCGCCAGATCCAGGAGCACTTCGAGGTCCTaaacattatcatcatcatcatcattttcttcttcttcttcttcttcttcttcttcttcttcttcttagataTTGGCTATGATTTATGTAGGTCCAGGCAGGCGTGTCCAAAAATATTATCcgatttcaaaaaataaacttgtttaTGTTGATTTCTTTGTGGTAGTAATATTCGTTGGGGTCTTTCTAATCTCGTAGTTATCAGGTATATGTTTCACGAAGCGATGCTATTCCATATACCTCGAAAAGACTGATCGTGTTCTCCAAACTTACTTGCTGCAACTATCTTATGAATGTTGGAGTTGTGCCTCTCAGCATTACCTCAATTCAGGGAGGGGAGAAGCTGCCGAATAGAAATAACAACTAGGTGTATcactaattaattatttttgttattGCAAATGAGAGAGAGCAATAGTTGAAGCATGAGCTTTAGCACTTAGACTTCTGTTTATCTTTAGGGATACTAGTCTCAAAATCTTTCACttggattttgaacttctttagtaacttttgctcgTTATATAACACATGAAAATAGCATACAATCATGGGTATGTACTACCATGGAACACCGCCCCCTCTCCTCTcatgtttgcattatgaagatACTTATTGAAGTTCAATAGTATATTCCTTCTCAACTAAAATAGAACTTACTTTCCCTTCTCCCAAGTGCCATAGGAGTCCTCTTGTGAACAAGGTAAATTGTCTTTTTCACGCCTTACATTTATAACTCCTTTTTGTATATGATTACTGATCTCTCTATACATAAAATCTTCTGCCTGTATTGTTTGAGTCACCCACAAGATGCACATGGATTGCCACGTCATCCATTGGAGACTCATAAGCTGGCTCAGCATATTACATTCTGAATCGATGTTAGATGTTACCAGCCTAATTCATGGCCAAAGCAGGCTGATTTCGGAACAATTCAGGATAGATCTTGGCTGGTTTTGATTGGTGTCCAGTTGGATTATGTTTCTGTCTAGGTTGCATTGTAATAATGGAAGTGGTCTTAGATTTCCCTGTCATATCTGTTTCCTCATATGTTCAGTcacaacaatagatattatgttatcTCTAATCACCTAACAAGAGGAATACATGTGCAAAATTAGGAGGAAAGGGGAATAGtactaaataaaaaattttaaaaataaggcAGTGATGTTGAAGTTAGTAGTTACAGTAGCAAATATTTTAAGATAAAACTTAGACAAGAAGTGACATTTAAATGTTACAGATAGATGTGATAAGTGTTATGACTACTTCAATGCTGGGAAGCACAGACACGGTAATTTGGGTGATGTACCCGGGTCCAACATGTGTCGGACATGGATTCATCTCTACACGATCGaacatgtgttttttttttttttaattcgtcGGATATACCATTCGCATGTTGGATTAAGTGGTCACGTGCGAAGGTGTCAGGGAACCTCTGGAATTTAACCCGGTGTTCGCTTGTCAGGGTATTAGGAACCTTCGGAATCCGTCTTCCTCATGGTTATAGGGAGGATTTCGATGTTAAATACCACCTATCCCGATTGAACCCTAGCACATCATCAATTGCCCTTCTTACTCACCGGCTTGGCTTCCCTTGCTTTGACTTTTTAAAATTCTTTTGATGAAAAGATTAGATGGTTAGTAATTGGCTTCAGAAGGTTAGCAACCATCACTTCCTATATCATCCTGGATATTATCTAGTTCTTCTCATGAATAAACATTGAGGATTTATATGTAGAGATTAGATTTAGATGTTCGATTTTTTGTGTTAAATTTTACTTTTCACAATTGTAACATCTtgatttagtcccacatcgaaagtgggtaaagattaagattgacttatatgaGCTAGCAGTTTAGGCTCACTGAAGTTAATATATTAGTTATCTCGTCAGGCCATAGATGTGGTCGGAGAGCACGTCATGATGTGAAGCCATCATTGGGCTAAGCTTCATATTAGAGAGATTATAACATTCTCATTTAGCCATTGAAACTTGGGTTTAAGTATTTTGAGCCAATGGTTTAGGCCCAATGAAGCTAATAGGCTTGTTATCCCGTTAGGTTGGGCTCAGACAATGATGagaggctcgagtaggaaaggtctATTCGTGGACAGGGCTGGGGAGTATGTCATGatgtggagccaccattgggctAAGTCTCATGTGCCCTCTTATGGGGTTTGATTCTATACTATGTTGGGCGTTGATAAGGGCGTCAAGCCTTTAACTAGGGGGAGATTACAACACTTTGATCTAGTCCCATATTGAAGTGGACAAAAGACAAAGGCTGACTTATAATGGTGATAGGTGTACTACTATTAATTTTGGCCTAAGCATTTTGGGCTAGTAGTTTAGGCTCAATGAAAGTAACCAGTCAGTTATCCATTAGGTTGGGCTGTGAAAATAACTCCATGTATAAAATCTTAAATGGGGCTTATCCTACCAAATAAGTAAATAGCTTAATCTTGTATTTTCTTGCATGTTTTTACAGTTTCATTGAGCTGGTTTTTGTAGCCTTATCATAGAAGTTTGAATAAGCAAGCATGTCTTAACATTTCAAGCATTGGTTTGCATGTTATGATATttcgagaaagaaaaaaaaggcatcTCTAGAGATTAAATAAAGTTGTTTAATGACATATTTTGTTACTTTTGATGTTATTGTTAATGATTTCAGTTATTTGTGTCATTTAGTTGCAATATGTGATTTTAATGAAGCTGTGTTGACAGAATTTTTATGAGGATCTTTTTGAGGAGTTAAGCAAATATGGAGAGATTGAAAGCCTGAATGTTTGTGACAATCTGGCTGATCACATGGTACTCAACATCTGAATATGATGATTGTTTTAATTTATGCTATATTTAAACCATTATCTCACACCTCTTTGTTTCATTTACAGGTTGGTAATGTTTATGTTCAGTTCAGGGAGGAAGAGCATGCTGCAAATGCGCTTCGCAACTTGACAGGAAGGTTTTATGCAGGTTGTGTTTGTTTGCTTTGGTGTTCCATTGTATGCTAGGCCTTTTTGTGACATTAAGGTTTATCTTTGATAAAGTTCTTGGTTCATAACTTAGTTGCTATTGTTTCTGTTGTCTAATTCCTGTTTTTAGTTCTTAAATGGAGTTGTATTTGCAGGACGTCCAATTATTGTCGATTTCTCTCCAGTTACCGATTTTCGTGAGGCTACATGTAGGCAGTATGAAGAGAACACCTGCAACCGAGGTGGATACTGCAATTTTATGCATTTGAAACAAATTAGCAGGTATATTCTATTATTATTGTCTGACATCTTTGTACTTTTATTATTTTGAGTTGCTTTTCTAACAAAATTTTCAATTATTGCCAGGGAGTTGAGACGAAAATTATTTGGGAGATATAGGAGGAGGCAAAGAAGCCGTAGTAGAAGCCGAAGCCCCTATCGACAGCGAAACTTTGAAGACCGTCATGTAAACCGTAGCCATGGCAAGCGTCATGGTGACAGGGATCAGTATATTGAAGAACGAGGCAGAAAACCTCGAAGCCGAAGCCCAGGTCGTAAGAGGAACCGCAGCAGGAGCCCTGCAGGAAGAAGGAATAGAAGTCCTGTCAGAGAAGGAAGCGCCGAGCGAAGGGCCAAAATTGAGCAGTGGAACAGGGAAAGGGAGCAGGCAGATGCTGCTAGAAAGAACAATGAATACACACAGAATGGTCAGCAGCAGCATGATCAAGAAGAATGAGGTCATTGATATCTATGGTTTTCTGGTTCGTACTTTGCTTCTTTGGCTTTGTTCATTCAGTCGTAGAGAAAGATGCGTCTTTGGATAGCTACTTATTCACAAAAAGTAAAGCTCACAGTCCATTTTCCACTGTGCAGGTGGTGTGCAGGTTCAAAGTCCTGTTCAGTGGAATATAAAAAACTAAAAACCTTGTGTCTAGAGAATTTCACAACACAATCACCTGCTTGCCTGCATTATCGATTTTTATTTGACTAAATGTGTCTTTTAGGTATTATGGCTATGGCAGGGGATACCCAGGATAGTACTCATCATTTAAGCATTCATCCCATATTTTACTTATCATTTAAGCATTCACTCATATATTAAGTTTAGCAGCATATGGCCTATAAGTCCTGTTAAGATAGAAGTAAACGCAAAACCAAAAACCAGTTCtaaccatcaattgatttcagcaATTGAGGTAAAACAAAAAAttgcaattattttttttataaacaccAGGCTTCTGAGAACCTTTGGACTAACAAGCATCCTTTATCATGATACTCGAATAATCAAAGGATTTTTTGTCAggtagaattttttttcttttacatgctTGCTTTGCTACTTGATTGAGTAACGAGCACTTGGTTTTATACCATGTTGCTTTTCTCCTTTTGGCTGGTTTAATTTATCTTTAAGATTCAATGAGCTTATCTTTTCGACAAGTTTTGCAGGTCCAGGTGTTCCTGCTCCTTGTGGGCTTCAATTCATCACTTTGTTGCTTATATGAACTTCATTTTCAGGACAGGGGCGATAACATGCCAGTGAATTCACCAGAGTCTGCATCAGAGGCAGGGTGTCCAAATAAAGTTTCTCGAGTTTCAGTCTAGGGTGCCTTCTACTTTTCAGAATCTAATGGAACCTTGTTAGCTTAGTTGTGGTGTTTAACAGTATGTAAAAGCTGCCATGTAGCGTTTGGAACTTGTAGTATGAAGGTGGTTGGTCGAATATGATTGCCTATCGACATCACAGTATATTACGATATTGTGGTACATCTGATAATGATGGTGGTTGGTCGAATATGATTTGCCCATCGATAGCACAGTATATTATGATATTGTGGTACGTCTGATAATGATGGTGTTTGGTCAATACGATTGATTGCCTATCTATCGATGTCACAGTATATTATGATGTTGTGGTACATCTGATAATGACGGTGGTTGGTCGAATATGATTGCCTATCGATATCACAGTATATTACAATATTGTGATCGAAGGTGATCAGTCATTCATGCTTGCTGTTTAGGATCGTACATGATGGTTTGATGTTTGTTAATTGAGTGTGTATACAGAGGCAGTATcttctttttattgataaaatggtTCTTGAGAGCAGATCCCTGTTTAAGCTGCTCTTCCAATGGTTGTGTGGgatgcttcttctttttcttttttttctttttattgtaaTTGACACCTTCAAAATTTTGGAGTGAGGTTTAGGTTTCAAACCCTTAATATTTATTAAGCAggatttaaaattttagttattaAAATTTGTTGGATGAAGTTTTGTATCTTCAATCCTAAATGGGTTTTTTATGTGTTCGATCAGGTGGTCTCTTGCGTGGTGAATGCACCATCCAACTGCCAACCGTCAACAACCGCCGGCCTCAGAAGAAACACTCCTTTCATTGATATCACGTCACAGTTTCGACCTTTTCAATTTGATCATACTGCTGAATTAGATTGTAAGAACATGtagttc belongs to Musa acuminata AAA Group cultivar baxijiao chromosome BXJ1-11, Cavendish_Baxijiao_AAA, whole genome shotgun sequence and includes:
- the LOC135597803 gene encoding splicing factor U2af small subunit B-like, coding for MAEHLASIFGTEKDRVNCPFYFKIGACRHGDRCSRLHTKPSISPTLLLSNMYQRLDNAITPGLDSQGQPMDPRQIQEHFENFYEDLFEELSKYGEIESLNVCDNLADHMVGNVYVQFREEEHAANALRNLTGRFYAGRPIIVDFSPVTDFREATCRQYEENTCNRGGYCNFMHLKQISRELRRKLFGRYRRRQRSRSRSRSPYRQRNFEDRHVNRSHGKRHGDRDQYIEERGRKPRSRSPGRKRNRSRSPAGRRNRSPVREGSAERRAKIEQWNREREQADAARKNNEYTQNGQQQHDQEE